The following proteins come from a genomic window of Paenibacillus swuensis:
- a CDS encoding sensor histidine kinase, producing MIRGFHTIHNRLFLLFLFGMLGLLMIISALFYRFSTDQIQSKIGEISRKSISQTVGLFDLLLNGYDGLSKSISGNVDLQRLLRETKDQNPAVSVINERTITNMLGTIYFSRDDLLGIHIITNSDRIYSYQNYLNVIDLNYKSAPWVDQLRNSGGEMVWLGVNKSSLIDKSVNRSVFSFGRQIYDVYNNRPVGVVLFEVFSEPILSALSNLSLGPGSQSYVIDEDGRIMASNTPSTEVPSALRKYIRNSGGRQPLLEQGPEELIVAAKPSNAPWTVLSVTPNKDLNVELNETKQYFILVVSVLVVLSVLLATFVSRTISNPLKRLIRQMRQVENGNFRGMVNVRSYEEINSVVTSFNHMVHRMDELIERVKVSSMSEKSAQLQALQSQVNPHFLYNTLDMIYWMLDEKENDRLGRVVLSLSRMFQYSSRWEEGADVTLREELEQIQHYLSIIGYRLEGRIQTRIEVDARWNEMILPKMTLQPIIENAVKYGLEPVGRPGEIRVFAVIDGHRLNIVITDNGCGMEAEVLRRLRESLGETLVDEVAVRRGRKGIGLTNLHRRLVLMFGEGYGLQVESVRGEGTTVTVSMPLPPLGGGETE from the coding sequence ATGATTCGCGGTTTTCATACGATACACAATCGTTTATTTCTCTTATTTCTGTTCGGGATGCTGGGTTTGCTGATGATTATCAGTGCGCTGTTCTATCGATTTTCAACGGATCAGATTCAATCCAAGATCGGCGAGATTTCGCGCAAAAGCATTTCCCAAACGGTAGGCCTGTTCGATCTCCTGCTGAACGGCTATGACGGATTAAGTAAATCCATCAGCGGTAATGTGGATTTGCAGCGGCTGCTGCGGGAAACGAAGGACCAGAATCCCGCGGTTAGCGTCATTAATGAGCGGACGATTACGAATATGTTGGGTACGATTTATTTCTCCCGGGATGATTTACTGGGCATTCATATCATTACGAATTCGGACCGCATCTACAGTTACCAAAATTATCTGAACGTCATTGATCTCAACTATAAATCCGCCCCTTGGGTGGACCAGTTGCGGAATTCCGGCGGAGAAATGGTGTGGTTGGGCGTCAACAAGTCGTCCTTAATCGACAAGTCGGTGAATCGCTCCGTGTTCTCGTTCGGCCGCCAGATTTATGATGTGTACAACAATCGTCCGGTAGGGGTCGTGCTCTTCGAGGTGTTCTCGGAGCCGATCCTTTCGGCGTTGTCCAACCTGAGCCTGGGGCCGGGCAGTCAATCCTACGTGATTGATGAGGATGGCCGAATTATGGCCTCCAACACACCATCGACGGAGGTGCCTTCCGCATTGCGCAAATATATTCGCAATTCGGGCGGGCGCCAGCCGCTTCTGGAGCAGGGGCCGGAGGAGCTCATCGTAGCGGCTAAACCGTCGAATGCACCATGGACCGTGCTGAGTGTGACGCCGAACAAGGATCTGAACGTGGAGCTGAACGAAACGAAACAGTATTTCATTCTCGTGGTCTCGGTGTTGGTTGTCCTGTCGGTGTTGCTCGCCACGTTCGTATCGCGTACCATCTCCAATCCGCTCAAACGTCTCATTCGGCAGATGAGACAAGTGGAGAACGGGAACTTCCGGGGCATGGTGAACGTGAGGTCGTATGAGGAGATCAACAGCGTTGTGACCTCCTTTAACCATATGGTGCACCGGATGGATGAGCTGATTGAACGTGTGAAGGTATCCTCTATGAGTGAGAAAAGCGCGCAATTGCAAGCGCTGCAGTCCCAGGTGAATCCGCATTTTCTGTATAACACGCTGGATATGATTTATTGGATGCTGGATGAGAAGGAGAACGACCGTCTGGGGCGGGTCGTGTTATCGCTGTCCCGCATGTTTCAGTACAGCTCCCGTTGGGAAGAGGGCGCGGATGTGACCTTGCGCGAGGAGCTGGAGCAGATTCAGCACTACTTATCCATCATCGGCTACCGCCTAGAGGGGCGGATCCAGACGAGGATTGAAGTGGATGCGCGATGGAACGAGATGATTCTGCCGAAGATGACCCTGCAGCCGATTATCGAGAATGCGGTCAAATACGGGTTGGAGCCGGTCGGCAGACCGGGGGAAATCCGGGTGTTCGCGGTCATCGACGGGCATCGGTTGAACATCGTCATAACCGATAACGGCTGCGGGATGGAAGCCGAGGTGTTGCGGCGATTGCGCGAGTCTTTAGGGGAAACGCTCGTGGATGAGGTTGCTGTTCGCCGGGGACGGAAAGGGATTGGTTTGACCAATCTGCATCGCAGACTCGTCCTGATGTTTGGCGAAGGTTACGGTTTACAAGTAGAAAGCGTGCGCGGCGAGGGAACCACGGTTACGGTATCGATGCCGCTGCCGCCGCTTGGAGGAGGAGAGACGGAATGA
- a CDS encoding carbohydrate ABC transporter permease: protein MILFTVLFITQLYPLVWLLFYSLKNNEEILSGNFFALPAEFLWSNYQAAYEGGHYLQSLLNSIKITSITMVCVILLSSMVAYAITRFRFRYGNLIMIIFLLGMMIPLQATLLPLMVMFKKVDILNTHLSLILPYIAFQIPIAVFILSGFMRTIPAEIEESAVMDGANTYRTFLSIIVPISVPPMMTVCILTFIQIWNEYILAATFISSASLKTLPFGVFSFVSQYSVNYGAIGAYLVMGAAPVILIYFLLSEKITKGMVAGAVKG from the coding sequence ATGATTCTGTTCACGGTGTTGTTCATTACACAGCTTTACCCTCTGGTATGGCTCTTGTTCTACTCATTGAAAAATAACGAAGAAATCCTGTCCGGAAACTTCTTCGCCTTGCCGGCGGAGTTTCTGTGGAGCAACTATCAAGCGGCATACGAGGGCGGACATTACCTGCAATCTTTACTGAATTCGATCAAAATCACTTCCATTACAATGGTATGCGTCATCCTTCTCAGTTCCATGGTGGCGTATGCGATTACCCGGTTCCGGTTCCGTTATGGAAACCTGATCATGATCATTTTTTTGCTCGGGATGATGATTCCGTTACAAGCAACGTTACTGCCCCTGATGGTCATGTTCAAAAAAGTAGACATTCTCAACACCCATCTATCCCTGATCCTGCCGTATATCGCCTTCCAGATTCCGATCGCGGTGTTTATCCTCAGCGGATTCATGCGCACGATTCCCGCGGAGATCGAGGAGTCGGCGGTTATGGACGGAGCCAATACGTATCGCACGTTCCTCTCCATTATCGTGCCGATTTCGGTTCCGCCGATGATGACGGTGTGTATCCTGACGTTTATCCAAATCTGGAATGAGTACATTCTGGCGGCCACGTTCATCTCTTCGGCGTCGCTCAAGACATTGCCATTCGGGGTATTCTCCTTCGTGAGTCAGTATTCGGTCAATTATGGCGCGATTGGCGCGTATCTCGTGATGGGCGCGGCTCCGGTCATCCTGATCTACTTCTTGTTGTCGGAGAAAATCACCAAAGGGATGGTCGCGGGCGCGGTGAAAGGGTAG
- a CDS encoding carbohydrate ABC transporter permease — MNVLKVSKATIAVFVLPCLLLYVCLVFVPILVSMYSSTLDWNGIGTSTFIGLDNFKHMFTADPVFWPSVKRTLMFALFSMLEIPLALMLAILLNRYIKRPNFLVSSYFMPVILSVVIIGQLWKTIYNPASMGGMLNQVLITFGLESWTHSWLTEPKVAMYALYFVALWQYLGYHLLIQFTGIQNIPAEIYEAAKIDGADGFKADRYITFPMVVPIFKISVVLAFIGSLQSFDMIMVMTGGGPAHATDVIATHMYNMSFLSMKYGYGSALATFLVVLCLSATILINTLFRRVENKLS, encoded by the coding sequence ATGAACGTGTTGAAAGTTTCCAAGGCGACCATCGCAGTGTTCGTGCTGCCGTGTCTGCTGCTTTATGTATGTCTCGTATTCGTACCCATCTTGGTTTCCATGTACAGCTCCACTTTGGATTGGAACGGCATCGGTACTTCCACCTTTATCGGACTCGATAACTTTAAGCACATGTTTACCGCGGATCCGGTGTTCTGGCCTTCGGTGAAGCGTACATTGATGTTCGCCCTCTTCTCCATGCTGGAGATTCCGCTGGCGCTGATGCTGGCTATTCTGTTAAACCGTTATATTAAACGCCCGAACTTCTTGGTATCCAGTTATTTCATGCCTGTCATCCTTTCCGTGGTCATTATCGGCCAATTGTGGAAAACCATCTATAATCCGGCCTCCATGGGCGGTATGCTTAACCAGGTGCTCATCACTTTTGGACTTGAGAGCTGGACGCATTCCTGGCTGACCGAACCGAAGGTTGCGATGTACGCGTTGTATTTTGTCGCGCTGTGGCAGTATCTCGGCTATCACCTGCTCATTCAGTTTACCGGTATTCAGAACATTCCCGCTGAAATTTACGAAGCAGCCAAGATCGACGGCGCCGACGGGTTTAAAGCGGATCGTTACATCACGTTCCCGATGGTGGTGCCGATCTTCAAAATCTCGGTCGTGCTTGCCTTTATCGGTTCCCTGCAGTCGTTCGATATGATTATGGTCATGACCGGCGGCGGTCCCGCGCATGCTACGGATGTCATCGCCACCCATATGTACAACATGTCCTTCTTGTCCATGAAATACGGGTACGGTTCCGCCTTGGCAACGTTCCTGGTTGTGCTCTGCCTGAGCGCCACAATTCTGATTAACACTTTGTTCCGCCGCGTGGAAAATAAACTGTCTTAA
- a CDS encoding extracellular solute-binding protein → MAKSSKVLTTVLAGVMALSLAACGNGNNAATNNGGTDNAGKDNTTTNTGGNKASDEKITITFQNIYPDPNTPSARTLNKIVGDYEAAHPNIKIELDSLNTDQQKIKLKTQAASQEVPDITIVNPKAQMKPYVDAGLLAPLNDMLDQNGLKDTFQQGILDFYSFDNNVYAVPDGNNVAVVYYNKELFEQAGVKIPATFEEMVETVKTLKSKGIQPMVIGEKDTWTGSFLFMNVLLRTSGPGFLQDIMDKKKTFEDPAFVEAVDAFQNLVQAGAFQEGATSMDYNAGENLFKTGKAAMYFMGSWATGSIDDSSVKGKVGVFKFPTVNGKGNPDEFMLAPGSAFAVSAKSDHLQETKDFLNYFMTNYPKVKFENKDAVGVAQKVDGDFAAAGYSDLAVEINGMFSGVKGGDLSFDNTMNPATSQEHLTAIQNLFVQKTDAKEVAKQHQTAFDANNQ, encoded by the coding sequence ATGGCTAAGAGCTCCAAAGTGTTAACAACCGTCTTGGCGGGCGTCATGGCATTAAGCCTGGCAGCTTGCGGGAACGGAAACAACGCGGCTACGAACAACGGCGGCACGGACAATGCCGGCAAGGACAACACAACAACCAACACAGGCGGCAATAAAGCGTCGGACGAGAAAATCACGATCACATTCCAGAACATCTATCCGGATCCGAACACCCCTTCGGCACGCACGCTGAACAAGATCGTAGGCGACTACGAAGCGGCGCATCCGAACATCAAGATTGAACTGGATTCCCTCAATACAGACCAACAGAAAATTAAGCTCAAGACACAAGCGGCTTCCCAGGAAGTGCCTGATATCACGATCGTGAATCCGAAAGCACAGATGAAGCCTTACGTGGATGCAGGTTTGCTGGCTCCGCTGAACGACATGCTGGACCAGAACGGTCTGAAAGACACGTTCCAGCAAGGCATCCTGGACTTCTACAGCTTCGATAACAATGTGTATGCTGTACCGGACGGTAACAACGTCGCTGTCGTGTACTACAACAAAGAATTGTTCGAGCAAGCGGGCGTGAAGATTCCGGCTACTTTCGAAGAAATGGTCGAAACCGTGAAAACGCTGAAATCCAAAGGCATTCAGCCGATGGTCATCGGGGAGAAAGACACTTGGACCGGATCCTTCCTCTTCATGAACGTGCTGCTTCGCACAAGCGGCCCTGGATTCCTGCAAGACATTATGGATAAGAAGAAAACGTTTGAAGATCCGGCATTCGTGGAAGCGGTTGACGCGTTCCAGAACCTCGTTCAGGCAGGCGCGTTCCAAGAAGGAGCGACTTCCATGGACTATAACGCGGGTGAGAACCTGTTCAAGACTGGCAAAGCGGCGATGTACTTCATGGGATCCTGGGCAACCGGTTCCATCGATGACTCTTCCGTTAAAGGCAAGGTTGGCGTATTCAAATTCCCAACGGTTAATGGTAAAGGGAACCCGGATGAGTTCATGTTAGCGCCGGGATCCGCTTTCGCGGTATCCGCGAAGAGCGACCATCTGCAAGAAACGAAGGATTTCCTGAACTATTTCATGACGAACTACCCTAAAGTGAAATTCGAGAACAAAGACGCTGTAGGTGTTGCCCAGAAAGTGGACGGCGACTTCGCTGCTGCGGGTTATTCCGATCTGGCGGTTGAAATCAACGGTATGTTCAGCGGCGTTAAAGGCGGAGACCTTTCCTTCGATAACACGATGAATCCTGCGACATCCCAAGAGCATTTGACGGCGATCCAGAACCTTTTTGTTCAAAAGACAGACGCTAAAGAAGTAGCCAAACAGCACCAAACCGCGTTTGACGCCAACAATCAATAA
- a CDS encoding LTA synthase family protein: protein MQIGSKRERIFPSQVFFVCLFVKIIVFRILVFGNVTAAGLFPDVLFVLTLVSLVEMLSVPRFRKTVYALLNLAISGLLFAAVIYHHYFGTVPTYTVFMELESWNQLQSTLGPRLRPVQFVFFVDLLIAGILGLFRMIRNRERIWNKPYSLSFGYPSSSARRKRALWAGMFCVGLALTGVYAMHEIRQWNDPGRAAKLGLVQYQFVAVTGQAREQERLNAETRLVTENQAARLQSSYPYKRAASSSVDYRPAAFGAAKNMNVIMVQLESFQNFTVQARLNGQEITPNLNRLMKDSYYFPYFFTQIGRGNTSDAEFTVNTSMYPTGKVAMSEGYGAKQLPSLPRLLGKHGYASATFHINNVEYWSRNQLYPALGFDRFYDSRYFTNDHFNKFGASDEELYRVSLDKLSDMAAAKKPFYAHFIATSSHAPFVIPKKSRKLKIPQKAAGTQLGDYLTSIHYADAALGKFIEGLKKTGVWDSTLVVVYGDHFGLKPQKTDPQEIQQLLGFPYDEKVSRFNVPLFIHVPGQSEGQGKVMKQTGGQVDLLPTIANLLGISLQAEKFTAFGQDLMNVDRNVLGVRYYLPTGSFMNNEVLFVPGKGFEDGSATSLRTLKPVQVNEALRRDYDHIMALIKLSDRYVGTLPERSFERE, encoded by the coding sequence ATGCAAATCGGATCCAAGCGGGAACGGATATTTCCCTCCCAAGTTTTCTTCGTATGTCTATTTGTGAAAATCATCGTTTTTCGAATTCTGGTGTTCGGCAACGTTACGGCCGCGGGTCTGTTTCCTGATGTGTTGTTCGTTCTGACGCTCGTTAGTTTGGTAGAAATGTTGAGCGTACCACGGTTCCGAAAAACGGTCTACGCATTGCTGAACTTGGCCATTTCCGGGTTGTTGTTCGCGGCGGTGATTTATCACCATTATTTCGGGACCGTGCCTACATATACCGTATTTATGGAGTTGGAATCCTGGAACCAGCTTCAATCCACGTTAGGGCCGCGATTACGGCCTGTGCAGTTTGTGTTTTTTGTTGACCTGTTGATCGCGGGCATTCTAGGCTTGTTCCGAATGATTCGAAATCGGGAGCGGATTTGGAATAAACCGTATTCGCTCTCCTTTGGCTATCCATCGTCTTCAGCGAGACGCAAGCGCGCATTATGGGCAGGGATGTTCTGTGTAGGTTTGGCTCTCACGGGTGTGTATGCAATGCACGAAATCCGACAATGGAATGATCCGGGGCGTGCAGCCAAGCTGGGACTGGTTCAGTACCAGTTTGTTGCGGTAACCGGCCAAGCGCGGGAGCAGGAAAGGTTGAATGCGGAAACACGGTTGGTAACCGAGAACCAAGCGGCGCGGCTGCAATCAAGTTATCCCTATAAACGAGCTGCATCTTCCTCGGTAGACTACCGACCCGCCGCATTTGGCGCGGCCAAGAACATGAACGTCATCATGGTTCAGTTGGAATCCTTTCAGAACTTCACGGTGCAGGCCAGGTTGAACGGCCAAGAGATTACGCCGAATTTAAATCGGCTTATGAAGGATAGCTATTATTTCCCTTATTTCTTCACGCAAATCGGACGGGGCAATACATCCGATGCCGAATTCACGGTCAACACGTCCATGTACCCGACCGGTAAGGTAGCTATGTCGGAGGGATACGGAGCGAAGCAGCTTCCTAGTTTGCCGCGTCTGTTAGGCAAGCATGGCTACGCATCCGCCACGTTCCACATTAACAATGTGGAGTATTGGAGTCGGAATCAATTGTATCCCGCGCTTGGCTTCGATCGATTCTATGACAGCCGCTATTTCACTAACGACCACTTTAATAAATTTGGCGCGTCCGACGAGGAACTTTACCGGGTAAGCTTGGACAAGCTGTCGGACATGGCCGCCGCGAAGAAGCCATTCTACGCGCATTTCATAGCCACGTCCTCGCACGCCCCTTTTGTCATACCGAAAAAGAGCAGGAAGTTGAAGATTCCCCAGAAGGCTGCGGGAACACAACTGGGGGATTACCTGACGTCGATTCATTATGCGGATGCGGCGTTGGGAAAGTTTATAGAGGGGCTGAAGAAAACGGGTGTGTGGGATTCAACGTTGGTCGTGGTGTACGGAGATCATTTCGGTTTGAAGCCGCAGAAGACGGATCCGCAGGAAATTCAGCAGCTGTTAGGGTTCCCTTATGATGAGAAGGTGAGCAGGTTCAACGTGCCTTTATTTATCCATGTTCCCGGGCAGAGCGAAGGTCAGGGGAAAGTAATGAAGCAAACCGGCGGACAGGTGGATCTATTGCCGACCATTGCGAACCTGCTTGGCATTTCGCTTCAGGCAGAGAAATTCACCGCCTTTGGGCAAGACTTGATGAACGTGGATCGGAATGTGTTGGGTGTGCGATATTATTTGCCGACTGGGTCATTTATGAATAATGAAGTGTTGTTCGTGCCCGGTAAAGGCTTCGAGGATGGGAGCGCGACCAGCTTGAGAACGCTGAAGCCTGTTCAGGTTAATGAGGCGCTCCGCAGAGATTATGACCATATTATGGCGTTAATAAAGCTGTCGGATCGGTATGTGGGCACCTTGCCGGAGCGTTCGTTTGAGAGGGAATAA
- a CDS encoding Ger(x)C family spore germination protein, whose product MMLTGCWDYRELGEIQIVSGMGIEAGTKAKYRLYIEIIRTAEFVSDKRLGSARSYVVEEEVNTVADGVTVLNKKLNKHIEFSHLQLLVIDQELLRKGDLSYLDFIERYREVRNNILMVGAEQGKVKAVMSTVTPDLSVSTYKIREQLQEYYRDYGGTYPIKLQHFVRDLGESGRSPIMPMVTIADETEKGTSIEAAKQIEVNDVVEIAGMGVFRKGKLAGILNNEETRDAMLTHRQFKESAMEMPCGKGKYVSLYLQHQDGNIHVEMRRGEPHLFVDLDLTARLDESQCKGYFDGSSEDFEKIEEQGEKVITARIKKVIQKVQRDFKADMFGFGSNLRERDNKSYKKIKNEWNEQFAAADLEVKVRLNLRRAGIRYGSMELKE is encoded by the coding sequence ATGATGCTAACAGGATGTTGGGACTATCGGGAACTGGGCGAAATTCAGATTGTTTCAGGTATGGGCATCGAGGCCGGTACCAAAGCCAAATATCGTCTGTATATCGAAATTATCAGAACCGCTGAATTCGTATCGGATAAGCGATTGGGCAGCGCGCGCTCCTATGTTGTGGAGGAAGAGGTAAATACCGTAGCGGACGGAGTTACGGTTCTGAATAAGAAGCTGAATAAGCATATTGAATTCAGCCACTTGCAGCTGTTGGTTATTGACCAGGAGCTATTACGTAAAGGTGATTTATCTTATCTGGACTTCATCGAGAGATACCGGGAAGTCCGTAATAATATCTTGATGGTAGGAGCCGAACAAGGCAAAGTGAAGGCGGTCATGTCTACCGTAACGCCGGACCTCAGTGTATCCACCTATAAGATCCGAGAACAGCTTCAGGAGTATTACAGAGACTATGGGGGGACATACCCTATTAAACTGCAACATTTTGTCCGGGATTTAGGCGAATCCGGCCGTAGTCCAATCATGCCGATGGTGACCATAGCTGATGAAACGGAGAAAGGGACTTCCATTGAGGCTGCCAAGCAAATTGAAGTCAACGATGTCGTCGAAATCGCAGGTATGGGCGTCTTCAGAAAGGGAAAGTTAGCGGGAATTCTGAACAATGAAGAAACCAGAGATGCCATGCTGACCCATCGACAGTTTAAGGAAAGCGCGATGGAGATGCCCTGCGGTAAAGGGAAATACGTCAGTCTTTATTTGCAGCATCAAGACGGGAACATCCATGTGGAGATGAGAAGAGGCGAGCCTCATTTATTCGTGGATTTGGATTTGACGGCCCGATTGGATGAGTCGCAATGCAAGGGCTATTTTGACGGAAGTTCTGAAGATTTTGAGAAGATCGAGGAACAAGGGGAGAAGGTGATAACCGCAAGGATTAAGAAAGTCATTCAGAAAGTGCAAAGGGATTTCAAGGCGGATATGTTCGGGTTCGGCAGTAACCTTAGGGAGCGGGACAACAAAAGCTATAAGAAGATAAAGAACGAGTGGAATGAGCAATTTGCGGCGGCCGACCTAGAGGTGAAAGTGAGATTGAACTTACGACGCGCCGGAATTCGTTATGGTAGTATGGAGCTTAAAGAGTGA